Genomic window (Shewanella psychropiezotolerans):
CTGGCTCAGATGACAGAGATGCGAAGAAAGCCTTCAAATCTCCCTTAAATTTAACCTGCTCACGTACCTTATCCATCTCAGACAAGATACGAGCCACTTCACTCAGACCAATCTGATGGATTTCATCCACTGGCATCAGGGTAGTCGTGTGGGAATTAGCCAGATGCTGATACCAAACTTTACCGTTAGGTAAGTCCCACCAACCATCGCTAGCGCGGGCAACAGAGAGATATTTAGTCTCGAAATACTCAGTTAATGAGGCTAGTGCCGGGATTAACTCTTGATTGATAAGTTGAGTGTAACTCGCGGTGAGTTCAGCTTTATCTGTATCAGAAAAGCTCTGCGGCAGATTATTTATTGGCGCGTAGAATAAGCTCTTACTGGCATCATCGACAAGCTGAGCCTTAAGCTGAGGGATAATGCGCTCGACTAACACCCGAGGCAGAACGACCTTGCTTCTTGCTCCCTCGTCCATGCGCTCTTGTGCAAGCTTAGTCCAGGCGATGAACCCAGATAAACGAGATGCCCAGTTATGGTAATCTTCGACGGTATTAAATGGTTGAGCACTTTCACCACTGCCCAGTTGTACCATACTGATAACTGTGCTGTAGAACTGATTCATTGGCATGAAACGAGCTGGGAATGTTTCATCTACCAGAGCGACATTTCTATCATAGGTAAACATGTCATAACTTAGCTGTAGCTCAGGAGATAAAGCACTTCTGTCTATCATCTTGACTCTTGCCAAATAACTGGTATTTAAATCATGACGCGTCTTCAAATACTCATTGGTAAGATCACCGCCAAACTGATCGTTATAATCATTGACCCCAACAAATGTGGCATAGATAGGCTCAAGCTTAAGATAGTCCTTAAAGAATTCGTCCACCAATGTCAGGTAAGCCTGCTCTACAGATGCTTCTTTTTTCTGGCTGGTTTGTACGACTTCAGAAGAGGTACTGATTGCGGTTGAACCTGCGTCTTTGCTTACTTTATTTTCATTATCTGAACAGCCTGTGATCCCCAGTACTAACCCTATTGATACGGCCAAAAAAGCTCTTCTCATCTGTTTCTTTCCCTATATTCGGTGCAATTGCTTGTTATTTTCTATACTTATTGCAAACGTACAAAATTATTTGTACTGCTATATTTATACAGCTATCTCAATCTTCTTCTTTGTAGGACCGAAAGGAGCCAGTCTATGATCTATTCATTTCGCAACTCAGGTTTCAGAGATCCAGAAACTGGCGTCTATAATCAAACCTACTTTATGGAGGTTTTCAACCGCGAATGGCATCGCCATATCAGAGATCACCAAAGTCTGGCTCTATTGTATCTGTGCCCGCACATACATGAAACAGTTAAGCAACCTCATCTGCTCGAATTCTTTATGAAACAGGTACAAGAAGCCATCTTAAGAACAACAGACCTGGTAGCGAGACTCAACAATAACAGCTTTGCATTAGGGTTATTCAACATTGATGAGGCTGGGACTCAGATTGTGTTGCATAGAATTGAAAAGAAAATTGAAAACTTCAATATAGAATACGGCAAAAAACACACGAGTCACATCGATTACGAACTCGCTGGCTATACTTGCACGCCGGCGCGTAACCTAAGCATAGAGTTGATTTTTCAAGACGTAGAGAATTTAACTCATGAATTAGAGATGGAAAAACATCGACATATTGAGTTGAGGCAGATGCAGTAAATGAAGGTTCTAAGTTCTAGTAAGATTGCAGTTTTCTAGGAATTCACAGCAATAAAAAAGCCCCTTTCGGGGCTTTTAAAAACTCATTTAATCAAGTTAAAGTTACAGTGTTACGTTATGAACACGTGCCTTCTCTTTGATATAAGAGATATAACTCTTCGCTGAACGAGCCGTCTTCTTATCCTTCGCCGCTAACTTAGCACGCGAATAAGCAGACTTATATTGCTTAAGGTTTAAATAAGCAAGTGCTAGCTCAAATTGAGCCTCACCCGGATTATCAATGCCCGCGTCGAGTGACTTCTTAAACGCGGAAACAGCGGCTTTAGACTTACCATCCAGAGACAGGATTCGACCCTGTCTTAGATAATATTTGCCATTGTTGCCCGCATCTGCAGCCTTACCATAATATGAAGCAGCTTCTTTCAACTCTTTCGCGTTGTGATAGAAACCAGCCAAAATCCCAAGAGTTTTCTCTTCCTCTTTGATCATGCCCGACTTCATGTGCTTCTCATATATTTTGGCTGCACGGTATGGCGAACCATTCTGTGCAAGTAGCTGAGTTAAACGAGTAATGTTACCCGCAGTCTCAAGAAAACCATTTTTATAAGCAAGATCATAAGTGGCTAACGACTTAGTGTACTTTTCAGTCATCAAATAAAACTGAGCTAACTGAACCCAAAGACGTTTATCATCCTGGAAAAGTGGCACCATGGTTTCTAGCACTTTTACCGCTTCCGGATACTTCTTCTGATTGAAGTAAGCCGTTAGCTTCATCTGATACAAACCTTTATCAGGCTTATCAGACAGTGATAGTCCCTTGTTAGCGGCCTCAAGAACCTTGTTCCAGTTCTTCTGCTCTGAGTAACCAATACCTATACGACGGTAGACTTGAGCATCCTCTTTACAGGTAAACTCCATCCACTTGTAGTAATAAGTGATCGATTCTTTAAACTTCTTCTCTTGAATCAAGAGGTCGGCATAAAGTCTCAGCGTCGCAGCATGGTCACCGCCACCTAAGATATCGGCATCGACAGCAGTCTTAAGATACTTAATTGCTGTACCCATCTGAGACTTTTCGGCGTAGAAATTACCCAACATGCGGTCAATATATGCTTTATCGAAATCACTCTTAGGGTTGGCCTCGAGTAATATCGCGATGGCTCCGTCAACGTCGCCTTCAGTATAAGCTTTGAAAGATTTTTGCACTTTCTTCGCTGCACTTTGACCAACGGCTTTAGACTTACGACTCTCGATAGGACACTTCTCGACAGCCGATGCTGCCGGAACTAGTGCTAAACTACCACCAAAAGAAAGTAATAAAGCGGCAGCTATACTAGTCGTTCTTAAACTAAGTTTACGCATCGTTATCTGCCTCCTTTGTCTAAGGTGAAGTCCAACTGAACTTTCATACCAGTTTGTCTAAGTGCCTTACCGTCAACAATCTTCGGCTTATATTTCCACTTTTTAAGTGCGCGCCTAGCTTCTTTGTTAAACAATCGCTTAGGTTCAGCCTTAATAATTTTAACGTCTTCAACACCACCGAGTTCGTTAATGGTAAAGCTAAGCTGTACCCAGCCTTCTTTACCATCGCGTGCTGCGGCTATCGGATACTGAGGCTCGATGCGAACGATAGGCGTAGCATCACCATCGCGCGTCATCATGTTACCCAGTTTAAAGCCTGTGTTTGCACCACCAGTTTCAACACCACCCATGTTAAATGACATGTTTGTATCTATGTCAGATGAACTGTCAGGCGGAGTTGTATCCGGCTTAGGTGGCTGCTCAGGTGGCGCAGGAGGCTTAGGTTTAACCCTAGGTTTCTTCTGTGCTGATGCATCCTCTTTGCTCATGGTTATTTCGATGATAGGTGATTCTGTTGAAGCATCGTGGCGGGTTGGACCGCCACCTATCAAAAATGCCATGAAGACAAATAAGGCATAAGTCACAGCACCACCAAGTAGTAATGATACTATTCCTCTAAGCATATTAGTCTTTCCCCGCCGATACAGATATCTTATCTACGCCCGCCTTCTTCACACTATCCATTACCTTGATAACCAGACCATGCTTGGCATCTTTATCGGCTTGGATTAGCACGGCCGCTTCTGGAGCCTCTGCAAGCATACGCTCTACGTTTGCAGTTACACGCTCGATATCGACCAGACGGTTCTCCATCATAATGGTTCCTGTCTTGCTCACACCGATGAAGATGTTAGCAGAGGGCTTCTTAGTCGCTGTAGACGCTTCTGGCTTGGTATAATCAAGGCCTGAAGGTTTAACAAACGAAGTTGTTACAATGAAGAAGATCAACATGATAAACACGATGTCTAGCATCGGTGTCATATCAATTTGAGCTTCCTCTTCCACGCTGGAATGCTTTCTACGTGCCATGTTCAATCTCTCTCTAGTGGTGACGCATGCTGTCTTTTAGCTTTTCTAAACTGATTTTCATCTTAGCGTCCAGACGAGTACTAAAGAATACCCCCGATAACGCCGCTACCATTCCCGCCATTGTCGGCATGGTCGCCATTGAAATACCAGCTGCCATCATACGAGCATTACTCGTCCCATGAACTGCCATCACATCGAATACCGAAATCATACCTGTCACTGTGCCTAAAAGACCTATCATAGGGCAGATGGCAACTAAGGTTTTAATAAACAGCATACGTGCATTCAAATTTTGTTTCGCTTGGGAAAGCCAGGCTTCACGGATGCGGTGTGCATACCAAGAGGTAGAATCCTCTCGGGCATCCCATGAGGTTATGATTGCCTTATGTTCGTTTGGTGATATCCAATTGAGATACCAGTAACGTTCAAGCATCAATACCCACATGACAAACAACACTGCCGCGACCAACCAGAGAACATCGCCTCCGGCGGCCATAAAGCCCCTGACGGAATCCCAGATATCCATCAGGAATAACATTAGGCGTTCCTCTTCTCAGCGTGAGTCGCAACCATGCCTGCACTCTGTTCTTCAAGTACCTGTACGATTGACTTACTGCGAGCAATAACAATTGCGTGCATAAGCATCAGAGGTAGAGCAGCGACCAGACCCTGTACAGTAGTCATCAATGCCATCGAGATACCGCCAGCCATAAGCTTAGGATCGCTAGTACCAAACAACTGGATGCTTTGGAAGGTAGCAATCATACCGGTTACTGTACCGAGTAGACCCATCATAGGTGCGATTGCAGCGAGTACCTTAATGATCGAGATACGAGCCTCTAGTGCCGGTGTCTCTTTCAGAATGGCTTCATCAAGCTTAAGTTCCAGCGTTTCAACATCGACATCTTTGTTGTCGTGGAAAGCCTTAAGAATACGACCTAAGGCATTGTCACCTGGGTTATCCAGATTTTTGCGTTGGGCTTTAACTTTAGCGCCTACAAGAGTAAGCGTGACTATACGCTCGATAGAGATGATGGCACCGATAATAAGCAGGCCAATAATGATGTAACCGATAGTTCCACCCGCTTCGATACGATCTTCAATAGTCGGCTTCTGCGTGAAGATGCTCAACAACACACCCTTAATAGGATCTATGTAGAGAGGAGCGATACCAGAAGTGATATCCTGAAACTTAGACACAGCTTTGACTTGGTAACCGGATGGTTGCTGCGATAGCTCCTGAATCAGACCAAGGTCGGCGTTATAAACAACATATTTACCATCGGCAAGTAAGTTAAAGGCACCCACTCGTGTGATGGTCGTATTACGGATATTACCGTCGATATCGGTAACAGCACCTTCGAAGTTGACAACCTTGCCAGACTGCGCCATTTCAAATAACTGCTCTTCCCAGAAACGCTCCAGTTCGTCGATCTTTGGCAGTTGCTTACGCGCACCAAGTTCTGCGATGAAGACATCACGTCCAGGATATTGAGCACTGATGTTAGACGCTACCAGTTTACCGGAGAAATCACCGGCATCACCTTTAACGACACCGAACATCTCACCCAAGTCACCTTGAGCCGTTTTTAGGTTCTCTTCCAACTCGCCAATTTTGCGCTCGTTATCCAAGAAAGCTTGGCTTAAATCTTTACCGCGTTGACGCTCGGTAGCTAAAGCATTCTTTTCACGTTTAAGTAGAGCGGCCTTATCGCCACGTTCATTTCTGAACTCTTGCTCACGCTTCTTGTTTGTCTTCGAAGCATTAGCACGATCTGTTTGAACCTGCTTAAGCAGCTGGTCGATCGTTTTAGGCGCATCTGCTGCACTCGCAATACCTGAAGATAAAACCAGGGTTGCAGCAACGATTGCTGTAGTTATTAACTTCTTCATTATTGTGCAGCCTCCGCAGCAGGGATTGGTAACGAGAATAGATCCGGAGCACCCTGTTTACGTGCAATGCGGATGCCTTTAGTCAGTTCACGAAGATAGCTTTCATCTAGCTCATCCCATGCCTTAGTTTCATCGTTAAACATCCAAGCTGACTTCTGGTCTAAGCTCTGTGCATAAAGGGCTACTCGGCCTAAGTTGAAGAAATCAACCAAGACCTCTTTACCATTGAGTTCAAGCTGACCGGTTTTAACGGCAACGAAACTGCCGTATTCACGCTCGATGCTGTATGCATCAAGGATCAGACGAAACTTCTCGGCAAGTGTCACTTCTGCACTGTTCAATAGTGCCTTAAGATTGTTTACGCGCTCAATACGAGTTTCTTGATTGAAAGGAAGATCCAGAGCAATAAACTGCTCCAGTGCGTCAACCATCTTAAACATAAGAGGAACAACACCTTGACGAAGTGTATCAACGCCATTGATGTCATCTTGAATTAATTTCATTGTTGCTTCTTGGTCTGCTACCAGACCAGCAACGTAATCGTTGTAAGATTTTAGTGATTCGCGCTCATCTGCAACTGAACCATACTCGAACACCATGTCCTGAGCTTGGTCAAAGTACTTATCTACTTTCTTTTGAGATGTTGCTGCTTCAGCGTGAATTTTGCTGTCAGCCTTCTGAACGTCAGAAAGAGGATCTGCAATCACTAAGTTTGAGCCAGCTAAGGCTAGTGCGCCTACGAGCGCTGTAGCGATTTTTGTTTTATTGCTTACCTTGGACATAGTTCCCAACCAATTTGAAGTAAAATTAAAAAGGTTTAACTTATTAACAACATGGAATTCCGCTTATATTTGCGATAATTTCCTGCTTATAAGTATGTCTTTCTCTTGTGATTGTTAATTATTATCTTATTTTTCTACACCGAATAAGGTGTAGCACCGCTGGCATCATTTCACAAATTGTTGACCTGTGTCAACAATTGAAACGACCTAAAACTAGTGAAAAAAGGCATTAGAGGGGGGAAAAGCTACAAAAGGCAGGTTTTCGAACAAGTCATATATCATATGATTAACAGGAGTCAGGGCTTAAAGACAAAAAAAACGCTGTAAGACTTTGGTTTTAATTAACAATAACACAGCAACAAGTTGGCAATATTATTCACAATCTCGCAACAGTTGCTGATTTTACCAGTAAACTAATTATATATTCTCCTTTAAAAGCAATCCATTTCTTTGCTAAATGCTAATGTGTAGATTCAATTACATCCAAGATTCACACCGAGCGCACGACAAGGTTTGGCGTGACGCAGATCACAATGACAATTCTCTGGTGAGTGACTTAATTTCGACAGAACAGGATATTAGGTGATAATTCCATCATTTTCAATGTAGAGCGTTTTCACTGAACCCAAATGTGATGCTATGAAATATTCACAAAAACGCGCGATCTATTCTGTTGCGTTTTAGCGGTAAAAAATCAAGTCTTCAATACTATTTCTATAGAGTTAGGGTCTACTGCTTCGCGAACTCAATATTGTCTCTCTTTTTATCTACACTCCAAAATATTCTCTGGTTAAACAGTGTAGAAAGATAGGTCAGAATGGGAAGTGGTAAAATAGAGAGGTTTAAAATCATCCATGGCAGATCTATGTCCAAATTTACTATCCATACATATGACTGCACGACTAGCAGGCTCAGCTATTTAGAAGAGCGATTTTAAATATTGTCTCATTACTGTACTCCTGAAGTAGAAGAATCAGCATCTTATTTTGAAACCAAAAACTACCGAGATTAAACTCTTCTTTGATGTATTACTGGAGAACGTTGCCTATTAATCGCCACCATTTGCTTTAACCTTGCATTCAATTGTTGTTTTTGTTCATGAGAATAGTTTGTAGGCCTGTTTAATGGCTAACTAGTGGTGCATAACCAAAATATCGGTTACACATCTGACAAAGAGATACTGAAGTAATTCTAGAGACATTTTAATATAAAAAATGCCTATCAGTGATCACCGATAGGCATTACAAAATTAAAATCTATATCTTAATTATTTAAAACTTTTGCGATATTCTTACAAATGCACCACGACCATTAACTCTATAAGTTTCAGGGATTGTGCTAGCGTTAAATCCTTGATCAAGATATGGAGCTTTTTCATCGGTAATGTTAGTTACACCAAGAGTTATCTTTGTATTAGTTGGGAAAATATATGAACCCGTAATATCATGATACAACTGCGACTCAATATGTTGGTCTTGTTCATCGAAGAAGAAATATGGAGACTCAATTGAAGATATATATTCAGCACTATAAGTAATCGAAATATCTTCTAAACCCCAATTGAGAAAGAAATTAGCTTTATCAGTTGGATAAACATCTCTTGCAGTAGAAGTATCGATTCGCCCATTCAATTCAATTACATCAGCACCTTCATATGCAGTTTTCTCACGCTCAATTAAATGCGTCCAGTTTAAGCTTGTACGCCAATCACCAATACTAGTAGAAAAACTGTAAGTAATCTCAGTATCTAAACCCGTCGCTTTTTCGTCTGCAAGGTTAAGGTTGGTAGTATTGATTGTATCGATATTACCACTTGGCATACGATTTATCTGACCACAAGCTTCATCAATTCCTTCTTCATAACACAGATCCATAGTCGCTTGAGCACCTAAACCATCGATGCCTTTAGTTAACTCTATATCCCAGTAATCAACGGTTAAGCTAAAACCATCAATAAACTCTGGAGACCATGCCAAACCA
Coding sequences:
- a CDS encoding energy transducer TonB; this encodes MLRGIVSLLLGGAVTYALFVFMAFLIGGGPTRHDASTESPIIEITMSKEDASAQKKPRVKPKPPAPPEQPPKPDTTPPDSSSDIDTNMSFNMGGVETGGANTGFKLGNMMTRDGDATPIVRIEPQYPIAAARDGKEGWVQLSFTINELGGVEDVKIIKAEPKRLFNKEARRALKKWKYKPKIVDGKALRQTGMKVQLDFTLDKGGR
- a CDS encoding ExbD/TolR family protein; translated protein: MARRKHSSVEEEAQIDMTPMLDIVFIMLIFFIVTTSFVKPSGLDYTKPEASTATKKPSANIFIGVSKTGTIMMENRLVDIERVTANVERMLAEAPEAAVLIQADKDAKHGLVIKVMDSVKKAGVDKISVSAGKD
- a CDS encoding MotA/TolQ/ExbB proton channel family protein, producing MLFLMDIWDSVRGFMAAGGDVLWLVAAVLFVMWVLMLERYWYLNWISPNEHKAIITSWDAREDSTSWYAHRIREAWLSQAKQNLNARMLFIKTLVAICPMIGLLGTVTGMISVFDVMAVHGTSNARMMAAGISMATMPTMAGMVAALSGVFFSTRLDAKMKISLEKLKDSMRHH
- a CDS encoding MotA/TolQ/ExbB proton channel family protein; translation: MKKLITTAIVAATLVLSSGIASAADAPKTIDQLLKQVQTDRANASKTNKKREQEFRNERGDKAALLKREKNALATERQRGKDLSQAFLDNERKIGELEENLKTAQGDLGEMFGVVKGDAGDFSGKLVASNISAQYPGRDVFIAELGARKQLPKIDELERFWEEQLFEMAQSGKVVNFEGAVTDIDGNIRNTTITRVGAFNLLADGKYVVYNADLGLIQELSQQPSGYQVKAVSKFQDITSGIAPLYIDPIKGVLLSIFTQKPTIEDRIEAGGTIGYIIIGLLIIGAIISIERIVTLTLVGAKVKAQRKNLDNPGDNALGRILKAFHDNKDVDVETLELKLDEAILKETPALEARISIIKVLAAIAPMMGLLGTVTGMIATFQSIQLFGTSDPKLMAGGISMALMTTVQGLVAALPLMLMHAIVIARSKSIVQVLEEQSAGMVATHAEKRNA
- a CDS encoding DUF3450 domain-containing protein → MSKVSNKTKIATALVGALALAGSNLVIADPLSDVQKADSKIHAEAATSQKKVDKYFDQAQDMVFEYGSVADERESLKSYNDYVAGLVADQEATMKLIQDDINGVDTLRQGVVPLMFKMVDALEQFIALDLPFNQETRIERVNNLKALLNSAEVTLAEKFRLILDAYSIEREYGSFVAVKTGQLELNGKEVLVDFFNLGRVALYAQSLDQKSAWMFNDETKAWDELDESYLRELTKGIRIARKQGAPDLFSLPIPAAEAAQ
- a CDS encoding tetratricopeptide repeat protein encodes the protein MRKLSLRTTSIAAALLLSFGGSLALVPAASAVEKCPIESRKSKAVGQSAAKKVQKSFKAYTEGDVDGAIAILLEANPKSDFDKAYIDRMLGNFYAEKSQMGTAIKYLKTAVDADILGGGDHAATLRLYADLLIQEKKFKESITYYYKWMEFTCKEDAQVYRRIGIGYSEQKNWNKVLEAANKGLSLSDKPDKGLYQMKLTAYFNQKKYPEAVKVLETMVPLFQDDKRLWVQLAQFYLMTEKYTKSLATYDLAYKNGFLETAGNITRLTQLLAQNGSPYRAAKIYEKHMKSGMIKEEEKTLGILAGFYHNAKELKEAASYYGKAADAGNNGKYYLRQGRILSLDGKSKAAVSAFKKSLDAGIDNPGEAQFELALAYLNLKQYKSAYSRAKLAAKDKKTARSAKSYISYIKEKARVHNVTL
- a CDS encoding diguanylate cyclase domain-containing protein yields the protein MIYSFRNSGFRDPETGVYNQTYFMEVFNREWHRHIRDHQSLALLYLCPHIHETVKQPHLLEFFMKQVQEAILRTTDLVARLNNNSFALGLFNIDEAGTQIVLHRIEKKIENFNIEYGKKHTSHIDYELAGYTCTPARNLSIELIFQDVENLTHELEMEKHRHIELRQMQ
- a CDS encoding DUF885 domain-containing protein, with product MRRAFLAVSIGLVLGITGCSDNENKVSKDAGSTAISTSSEVVQTSQKKEASVEQAYLTLVDEFFKDYLKLEPIYATFVGVNDYNDQFGGDLTNEYLKTRHDLNTSYLARVKMIDRSALSPELQLSYDMFTYDRNVALVDETFPARFMPMNQFYSTVISMVQLGSGESAQPFNTVEDYHNWASRLSGFIAWTKLAQERMDEGARSKVVLPRVLVERIIPQLKAQLVDDASKSLFYAPINNLPQSFSDTDKAELTASYTQLINQELIPALASLTEYFETKYLSVARASDGWWDLPNGKVWYQHLANSHTTTLMPVDEIHQIGLSEVARILSEMDKVREQVKFKGDLKAFFASLSSEPEYFFTDRQGLIDGYMSLKEQINAELPEYFNIMPKADYVVKPVESFREQSAAGASYESPAVDGSRPGVFYINTFNLKAQPKWGMTTLSLHEAAPGHHFQIAIKQELTGVPEFQRFGNYTAFEEGWALYAEYLGVEMGLFNDPYQYFGKLSDEMLRAMRLVVDTGLHAKGWTREQAIQYMKDNSPMAESDIVAEVERYMAIPGQALSYKVGQLKILSLRAEAEAELGDKFDLKVFHDQILTSGSLPMAVMELKIHHWIETQK